Below is a genomic region from Ziziphus jujuba cultivar Dongzao chromosome 7, ASM3175591v1.
aatttttaatacatatatatatatatatatatatgtgtgtgtgtgtgtgtgtgtgtgtgtgtgtgtgtgtgtgttaaatAACTATGATAAAGCAAGCTATCATATTTATCATCTAATATTTGATGACATTAATTTATAAACTGTACCGGGCGTCGACAATAGCTAAGGCTGCGGGATATTTAATACACACAACACAATTAATGTCAAACACTTCACCTCACCATCATCTCGTGATCCTTTTGATATACTGAGGGACGTGGCTAAAGCCAAAACCAAACAAACATGTGCAAATTCGGAAATTAtggtttaaattttgttatgtcACTTTATTACGTGGCACAAGCTTCTACCTGATGTCTATAACACTATGcgaagatttttatttattttttgaaaaaataaaataaaatagaagtgtAGCTGAGATCCATAAAGCTAAAGCTGCgggatatttaataaaaaaaaaacacaattacTAATTCCCATTCACATCACTGTCATCTCGTGATCTTTTTCTGTCTGATAACTGAGGGACGTGGCCAAAGCAAAAACCAAGCAAACATGCGAAAATTTATGATTTCACGATCAgcaaacagggaaaaaaaaaattaaaagtatgaCGTGGCACAACAAATCTAACCCCTTTCATCACTTTGTCAAAGTGGGTCCGACGCACTTGAGCCCTTATTACTTAATTGACGCCATTAATACCATAAGTCGACACCAAACAGCTGTAACCACGGACCTTTTAAAAGTCAAACGTACAAACACTAGGACAACAAACATATAGCTTTTACTTTAagtggttggttttttttttttttattatttaattgtatattatttacttatttagtaTTAATTAGTGGTATAATAtcgtaaataataataaatttgaaagaaaaatatcttaataaaaaaatcaacataatttaaaattatattgatcttaatatttattttctattaactTTATATTAAATAGTTATTAACAAATTGAAAcagtatttaaaataaataaattatacataattagataataaaaatttttaaaaagtgaaaacCAACTGATTTTTAATTCGATAATGcagttagttttaaatttttactttttatttttctctaccAAATCATGTgcaatttattcatatttaaaatttgttaaatattgaatttatttataaaataaagaaaaattttaaacattaaattaaacacagtttaatatcgtgttgatattttatttttttcgtttcATAATTGTAACTAATTATTTAAGAGATATCATACACTATTAACccttattaattaacatttaaaTAAGCAAGTTACAACCAATTAAattggcaaaaagaaaaagtaaaacacGTAACTAGAAACTAACCACTAAATCAAAACGGTGTCAATAGACGATAAAAactatactttatttttttcctttcaaatttgCAACTAATTATTTAAGAGGTACCATACATTATTAACCCCtattaattaacatttaaaTAAGCAAGTTACAACcaattaaattggaaaaaagaaaaagcaaaacacGTAACTAGAAACTAACACCAAATCAAAACGGTATCAATAGAGGACGCCTAAAAACTTTGTACTTTTCGTATCGAATTAAAGACTTCTTTGCTTACCACAGACAACAAGTCCTTGCGGATTCAGATTGCTATGTCATAGCGAATGTGCCGGAGCAGTACCGGAATCACAATATCGGGAGAGCTGAGCTGAGGAAGATGACCATCCGACGACATTACCTCCACGATCGACTCTCCGCCGAGATTCTGATGCAGGTATTCAGAAACCACCACCGGTACAGCAAGATCTTTGACACTCTGAAGGATATGGCAAGGGACGGTGACCATCTTCAATATCTGCCTCATGTCGCTTTGAAATATAGTCTGAGCAACGGTCAAGGCTATGTCAGGTCTCATGTTGAAGAGCGTCCGGCTAAATTCTTGCACCGCCATCGAATCCATGTCCCCACCTACCGCCAGCGGTGCAAATCCGGAACACCACGCCTTGTAGTTCGCACCCATGGCTTCGAAAAGCTGGTCTAGATCTTCTTGTTCGAAACCTCCATAGTAATCCACATCGTTCA
It encodes:
- the LOC132804436 gene encoding probable esterase KAI2, whose amino-acid sequence is MGILEEAHNLKVVGTGQQILVLGHGFGTDQSVWKHLIPHIIDDYKVILYDNMGAGTTNPDYFDFERYSTLEGYAYDLLAILEELQVDSCIYVGHSVSAMVGLIASITRPDLFSKIIMIAASPRYLNDVDYYGGFEQEDLDQLFEAMGANYKAWCSGFAPLAVGGDMDSMAVQEFSRTLFNMRPDIALTVAQTIFQSDMRQILKMVTVPCHILQSVKDLAVPVVVSEYLHQNLGGESIVEVMSSDGHLPQLSSPDIVIPVLLRHIRYDIAI